A part of Miscanthus floridulus cultivar M001 chromosome 6, ASM1932011v1, whole genome shotgun sequence genomic DNA contains:
- the LOC136460490 gene encoding uncharacterized protein, whose translation MEESPSTSLSLEASDRDDGGEVGQGPLDHLPDIVEVVPGRWPAAQHSREEEEKRTRGRRLFFLSRKRPADELPLAPLKALKASPGSSAHWVVEAQATIQHGATSTRVDPRGLAAQGGATKAAPTQTREGALLPRGGEAHESDGAGVPLVAEAAEVFEVEAMEATAPTTTETAVAAVGVSASAEATMAEAEAPETVEAIIVEAGAPEMTKAVVMAAMPSVREAETQAAEASVVPLV comes from the exons atggaggaatccccatcgacgtCGCTGTCGTTGGAGGCCTCGGACAGGGATGACGGGGGCGAGGTGGGgcaaggtcccctggaccaccttcctgacatagtggaggtggtgccgggGCGCTGGCCAGCAGCCCAGCACtctcgggaggaggaggagaagcggacccggggccggcg gttatttttccttagtcggaagcggcctgcggacgagctccccttggcgccccttaaggcgctaaaggcgagccccggctcctccgcccactgggtggtggaggcgcaagccactATCCAACACGGTGCGACATCGACGAGGGTCGACCCAAGGGGGCtagccgcccaaggaggggctaccaaggcggcccctacacagacgagggagggagcgcttctgcctcgtgggggcgaggctcacgagtcggatggggccggcgtgcccttggttgctgAGGCCGCCGAGGTCTTCGAGGTTGAGGCGATGGAGGCCACAGCGCCCACGACCaccgagaccgcagtggccgcggTCGGTGTCTCTGCGTcggccgaggccacgatggcagaggccgaagcccccgagaccgtcgaggccataattgtagaggccggagcccccgagatgaCCAAGGCCGTCGTGATGGCGGCGATGCCATCTGTACGGGAGGCGGAGACGCAGGCGGCAGAGGCCTCGGTGGTGCCCTTGGTttag